One part of the Granulicella arctica genome encodes these proteins:
- a CDS encoding heme-binding protein: MSEIYKKWRNITSVEAKCVGNHALHQASELGIPVSIVVVDRAGVILLVEMDDDASPGTPEESTVEAKRASRYACALHGVVPMGVSGGPGEQDISIALAAAESIK; encoded by the coding sequence ATGAGCGAAATTTATAAGAAATGGCGCAACATCACGTCGGTAGAAGCAAAATGCGTGGGCAATCATGCTCTGCACCAGGCATCTGAATTAGGGATACCCGTTTCTATTGTAGTTGTGGATCGTGCCGGAGTTATTTTGTTAGTCGAAATGGATGACGATGCGTCTCCCGGAACGCCAGAGGAATCCACCGTAGAAGCTAAAAGAGCTTCTCGTTATGCCTGTGCTCTTCATGGCGTAGTGCCCATGGGAGTATCTGGCGGCCCAGGAGAACAGGACATCTCTATTGCGCTTGCGGCTGCGGAAAGCATCAAGTGA
- a CDS encoding DUF4337 domain-containing protein has translation MEANEIQEFSNQLKEAGEGKHEESLTKISLAISILAVLVAMVTVLGHRTHTEAVLMQSKAGDQWNEYQAKKIRQDNLAVVVDTLGLQPNPSQTTQQKVVEYKAHIAKWRDDLTEEQAKARELEAEVHHAETQASWYDLGEALLQIAVVLCSVTLFTRNRGYFFLGLALGIGGLAVAATGMIVH, from the coding sequence ATGGAAGCCAACGAGATACAGGAATTCTCCAACCAGTTGAAGGAAGCCGGCGAAGGCAAGCACGAGGAATCGCTCACCAAGATCTCCCTGGCTATCTCTATTCTTGCCGTCCTTGTTGCTATGGTCACTGTGCTTGGCCATCGCACTCACACCGAAGCCGTGCTTATGCAGTCCAAGGCTGGCGACCAATGGAACGAGTACCAGGCAAAGAAGATTCGCCAGGACAATCTGGCCGTCGTCGTTGACACGCTTGGGCTACAGCCCAACCCAAGCCAGACGACCCAGCAAAAGGTCGTCGAGTACAAAGCCCATATTGCGAAGTGGAGGGACGATCTGACCGAAGAACAGGCCAAAGCGCGAGAGCTCGAGGCAGAGGTGCATCATGCCGAGACCCAGGCCAGTTGGTACGATCTCGGCGAAGCCCTATTGCAGATCGCCGTCGTACTCTGCTCCGTCACGCTATTTACGCGCAATCGCGGTTATTTCTTTCTCGGACTTGCTCTTGGAATCGGCGGCCTGGCAGTCGCCGCCACCGGCATGATTGTGCATTAA